The window AAGGCCATGGTCGCTCAAGCGATGGATTGGTTAGCGCCTGCTCCAGATGAGCGCATTTTGGATTTGTTCTGCGGCATGGGGAATTTCAGTTTGCCCTTAGCGAAAATGGGCGCGGATGTGATTGGCGTCGAAGGGGTTGCCGAAATGGTGACTCAGGCACGGGTGAACGCGAAAGCTAACAATTTGGATAAACTGACCTTTTACCACGGCGATTTGAGTGCGGATTTATCCCTTGAGCCTTGGATGGGAATAATTGATAAATTACTGCTCGATCCCGCCCGCGCTGGGGCGTTTGAAAGCTTGCAATGGCTGAAGAAAATGAAGCCGCGCAAAGTCGTGTATGTTTCGTGTAATCCTGCGAGCTTGGCTCGCGATAGCGCTGTGCTGTTAGATCGCGGTTATCGATTACAGCAATTGGGACTTATCGACATGTTCCCACAAACACACCATATCGAAGCCATGGCACTGTTTGAATTAACCAAGTAATTTGCGCTGGCAAAGTAAGCAAAGCGTTTGAATAACGTAAAAAATGTGATTATTACGTCGGTTGGGTTTGACAAGTTCGCGCCAATGCTGAAGATAGGAGAGCTGAAGTGGTGCCCACTTTCTCTCTGAGCACGGATAAGGAAATAAATTAGATGGTCTCTGTTCGCGAAGCGCACTTTAATGATCCCGATTTTCACTTAGAAGATTGGGTGGCTCGCTATGTCGGTCATGCCGATGAAGCGCAGATGCTGCTCTCCTTGATAGGGCAGATTGACGCCTTACCCGCTAAGAGTCCTGCGGCGAAGAGAGAACTGCTCGAACGTGCTCGAGAGATGATCGAAATCCTCGCACCGCTGAACATGGACATTGAAACCCTGCAAGCGGCGATTTTGTTTGTGGTGTTCGATGCTGGCTTACTGACCGAAGACGCCATCAAAGAGAAATTTGGTGAGCCGCTGGCGCGTTTAGTGGCGAGTGTTGTGACCATGAATGCCATCGGCGCCTTGAAAATCAATCCCAACAGTCGCTCCACCGAGCCGCAAATCGACAACATCCGCCGCATGTTACTGGCGATGGTTGAAGATGTGCGCGCTGTGGTCATCAAACTGGCTGAGCGTGTGTGTTTACTGCGGGCGGTGAAAAATGCCGATGAAGAAACTCGCGTGCTACTGGCCCGCGAAATTGCCGATATTTATGCGCCGCTGGCCAACCGTTTAGGTATAGGTCAATTAAAGTGGGAGCTGGAAGACATTTCTTTTCGCTACCTGCATCCAGATACCTATAAAGACATCGCTAAGCAATTAGATGGTAAACGACTGGATCGTGAAGTCTTTATCGACAAGTTTGTCAGTCAGTTACAACAAAGATTAGATGAAGACCAAATTCGCGCTAAGGTCTACGGCCGGCCGAAACATATCTACAGTATCTGGCGCAAGATGAAGGGCAAACACCTTAAATTTGATGAGTTGTTTGACGTGCGCGCCGTGCGTATCGTGACTGAGCGTTTGCAGGATTGTTATGGTGCATTAGGCGTAGTGCATACGCTTTGGCACCATATTCCGCGGGAATTTGACGACTATGTCGCTAACCCTAAACCTAATGGTTATCAATCGATTCATACGGTTGTTGTGGGGCCTGAGGGCAAAACCGTTGAAATTCAAATTCGTACCCAAGACATGCATGAAGATGCAGAGCTGGGTGTGGCTGCGCATTGGAAATACAAAGAAGGAAATAATCAATCCGGTAAGCAAAGCGGCTACGAAGAAAAAATTAACTGGCTGCGTAAAATTCTGCAATGGCAGGAAGACGTGGTCGAAAGTGGCAACTTGGTCGAAGAAGTGCGCAGCCAAGTGTTTGAGGATAGAGTGTATGTGTTCACCCCAAGCGGTGAAGTCGTCGACTTGCCACTGGGCTCAACCGTGCTCGACTTTGCCTATTACATTCACTCCCAAGTGGGACATAAATGTATTGGTGCTAAGGTCGATGGCCGTATTGTGCCGTTTACTTATCAGGTCGAAACGGGCGAGCGTATCGAGATCATCACCTCGAAACAGCCTAATCCCAAGCGCGACTGGCTTAACCCTAACTTAGGTTATATCCGCACCTCGCGGGCGCGTTCGAAAATCCAGCATTGGTTTAAGCAGCAGGACAGAGACAAGAATATTGTCGCCGGCAAAGAAATGCTTGAATCCGAATTGGCGCGGGTGAGCTTGAAAATTAAAGACGCGGCCATCGCGGTCGAGCGCTTTAATATGGCGAGCATGGATGACTTACTGGCGGCGATTGGCGGCGGTGATGTGCGTCTGCATCAAGTGGTTAACCATATTCAGAGTCGTCTGCGACTCGACGAAGTGTCAGAAGAAGATGCCGTCGAAGAATTAGTTAAGAAAGGCCAACACAAACCGACCTCCAGTGGCCGTGGTCAGGTTGAAGTCAACGGTGTGGGTAACTTACTTAACCATATCGCCCGTTGTTGTCAGCCCGTTCCCGGTGATGAGATCTTAGGTTTTATCACTAAGGGCCGCGGAATTTCTGTGCATCGCGCCGATTGTGAACAAGTGAAAGAGCTGATGCGGGTTCACCCTGAGCGCGGTGTCGATGTGGTCTGGGGCGAAAATTACTCCGGCGGTTATCGCATGCGTTTGCGGGTATTGGCCCACGATCGCAGCGGTTTATTGCGTGACTTAACCTCAGTGTTGGCTGCCGAAAAATCCAATGTATTAGCCATGAGCTCGTCATCGGATACTAAAAACCAGACCGCCGCGATTGAGTTGGAACTAGAGCTTTATAACCTCGATGGTTTATCGCGGGTGTTATCGAAACTGACCCAGGTCGATAGCGTGATCGAGGCAAGACGGCTTTAGGTTTCGCAATGATTTTCGAAGCGATTAGCCTCGAAATCACTCGCAATATAAAAGATACAGAGAAGCCATCTAGAAGCTAGAAAGTAATAAAGGATAGGGGCGGCAAGGCGAATTTCGCTGGCCGCCTTTTTATTTGGTTTTTATGGGAATTGAGTGGGATTACCAGTCAATTTAGTCTTTGTATGCTTAGCTGTTGCTGCAAGCCATTCATAATGG of the Shewanella baltica genome contains:
- the relA gene encoding GTP diphosphokinase gives rise to the protein MVSVREAHFNDPDFHLEDWVARYVGHADEAQMLLSLIGQIDALPAKSPAAKRELLERAREMIEILAPLNMDIETLQAAILFVVFDAGLLTEDAIKEKFGEPLARLVASVVTMNAIGALKINPNSRSTEPQIDNIRRMLLAMVEDVRAVVIKLAERVCLLRAVKNADEETRVLLAREIADIYAPLANRLGIGQLKWELEDISFRYLHPDTYKDIAKQLDGKRLDREVFIDKFVSQLQQRLDEDQIRAKVYGRPKHIYSIWRKMKGKHLKFDELFDVRAVRIVTERLQDCYGALGVVHTLWHHIPREFDDYVANPKPNGYQSIHTVVVGPEGKTVEIQIRTQDMHEDAELGVAAHWKYKEGNNQSGKQSGYEEKINWLRKILQWQEDVVESGNLVEEVRSQVFEDRVYVFTPSGEVVDLPLGSTVLDFAYYIHSQVGHKCIGAKVDGRIVPFTYQVETGERIEIITSKQPNPKRDWLNPNLGYIRTSRARSKIQHWFKQQDRDKNIVAGKEMLESELARVSLKIKDAAIAVERFNMASMDDLLAAIGGGDVRLHQVVNHIQSRLRLDEVSEEDAVEELVKKGQHKPTSSGRGQVEVNGVGNLLNHIARCCQPVPGDEILGFITKGRGISVHRADCEQVKELMRVHPERGVDVVWGENYSGGYRMRLRVLAHDRSGLLRDLTSVLAAEKSNVLAMSSSSDTKNQTAAIELELELYNLDGLSRVLSKLTQVDSVIEARRL